The following are from one region of the Amedibacterium intestinale genome:
- a CDS encoding FUSC family protein, producing MKFYDLLQLDPAGLKRLIDKSESKKQRGFLWAAMFFRSILLVLFAIVFIAPLSSVFGKENNAMAVSMFCILLAVRFVDFGYCIKDSLINLGIVFLLLLISPVLSYYVNPLFAFFIHFLSYIVILFITCDKPEMGNGGLYSFAYVFLCGNPVQGVLFFKRFLLTCFCFLICAAVFYKKHKGKHTDISFQSKIKQFDFYTKKHQWQIRIALGISFILTLGAFFQLERYMWIGFACGSLLSDHNFETKLKEKSMHRILGVLAGSALFYVLYMLMPKSMHSMIGIFGGILLGLCSQYKHKTVLNCLGALMAATGIYGIQEAVILRITDNLIGVVFAFLFFFVYEFLMEKLYQRKMA from the coding sequence TTGAAGTTTTATGATTTATTACAGCTTGATCCAGCTGGATTAAAAAGGTTGATTGACAAAAGCGAATCGAAAAAGCAACGTGGTTTTTTATGGGCAGCCATGTTTTTTCGCTCTATTTTACTTGTATTGTTTGCGATTGTTTTTATAGCTCCTTTATCTAGTGTCTTTGGGAAAGAAAACAATGCGATGGCAGTTTCAATGTTTTGTATTTTACTGGCTGTTCGTTTTGTGGATTTTGGATATTGTATCAAAGATTCTCTGATAAATTTGGGCATTGTTTTTTTACTGCTGCTGATTTCACCGGTTTTAAGTTATTATGTAAATCCTTTGTTTGCATTTTTCATTCATTTTTTATCCTATATCGTTATTTTATTTATTACCTGCGACAAACCAGAAATGGGGAATGGTGGACTATATAGCTTTGCGTATGTTTTTCTTTGCGGCAATCCGGTACAAGGTGTATTGTTTTTCAAACGATTTCTTTTAACTTGTTTCTGTTTTCTGATTTGTGCAGCAGTTTTTTACAAGAAACATAAAGGGAAGCATACGGATATTTCTTTTCAAAGTAAAATTAAACAGTTTGATTTTTATACAAAAAAACATCAATGGCAAATTCGTATAGCTTTAGGAATTAGTTTTATCTTAACATTAGGAGCTTTTTTCCAATTGGAACGTTATATGTGGATAGGATTTGCCTGTGGTTCTTTATTGTCTGATCATAATTTTGAAACAAAATTAAAAGAAAAGTCAATGCATAGAATTTTAGGGGTATTGGCAGGATCTGCCTTGTTTTATGTGCTGTATATGCTTATGCCAAAATCAATGCACTCCATGATTGGAATTTTTGGTGGTATATTGCTGGGATTATGCAGTCAGTATAAACATAAGACAGTATTAAATTGTCTGGGAGCCTTAATGGCCGCTACAGGAATTTATGGTATTCAGGAAGCTGTTATATTGCGAATTACAGATAATCTCATTGGTGTTGTATTTGCAT
- a CDS encoding MarR family transcriptional regulator encodes MQNIDWQQMLIFQQELHQFSRNMLVHKQKQFLTSSERELLAWLYLEPEKCTPLILSKLSGMKKEAVSRCLKQLYEKNCIQKQKQTSDERSYVISLSETGLKELKKDYEIMLQPFYDLWRSMGEDFEQLFVLISRANEKMQSLSIDE; translated from the coding sequence ATGCAGAATATTGATTGGCAGCAAATGCTCATTTTTCAACAAGAGCTTCATCAGTTTTCCAGAAACATGCTCGTTCATAAGCAGAAGCAGTTTTTAACATCAAGTGAAAGAGAACTGTTGGCATGGCTTTATCTGGAACCAGAAAAATGTACACCCTTAATATTAAGCAAGCTTAGTGGAATGAAAAAAGAGGCCGTTAGCCGCTGCTTAAAACAGCTTTATGAAAAAAACTGTATTCAAAAACAGAAACAGACTTCTGATGAAAGAAGTTATGTGATTTCTCTTAGTGAGACAGGTTTAAAAGAGTTAAAAAAAGATTATGAAATTATGTTACAACCTTTTTATGATCTATGGAGAAGTATGGGAGAAGACTTTGAACAATTGTTTGTTTTAATATCCAGGGCAAATGAAAAAATGCAGTCTTTATCTATCGATGAATAA
- a CDS encoding flavin reductase, with the protein MNQKAFFNLSYGLYIISTSHDGKDAGCVANTLQQVTSSPQQMAVTLNKDNYTEQLIEKSGRFCGAVLTQDTDMEMIKTFGFQSSKDADKFEKVEFKRDVHGIAYPIQNVASYFSVKVVQKVDLGTHVMFIGEVEDAEVLAEKEVMTYAYYHQVKNGTTPKNAPSFQEKTEKSGWRCSICGYIYEGDPLPEDFVCPLCGAPASVFEKI; encoded by the coding sequence ATGAATCAAAAAGCGTTTTTTAATTTAAGTTATGGTTTATATATTATTTCCACAAGTCATGATGGAAAAGATGCAGGCTGTGTTGCGAATACGCTTCAACAGGTAACTTCTTCTCCACAGCAGATGGCAGTAACCTTAAATAAAGATAATTATACAGAGCAGTTAATTGAAAAATCTGGACGTTTTTGCGGTGCTGTTTTAACACAGGATACAGATATGGAAATGATCAAAACATTCGGTTTTCAATCCAGTAAAGATGCAGATAAATTTGAAAAGGTAGAATTTAAACGTGATGTGCATGGGATAGCATATCCTATACAAAATGTGGCTTCTTACTTTAGTGTAAAAGTTGTACAAAAAGTGGATTTAGGCACTCATGTGATGTTTATAGGTGAAGTAGAAGATGCAGAAGTACTGGCCGAAAAAGAAGTGATGACCTATGCATATTATCATCAAGTAAAGAATGGAACAACACCGAAAAATGCACCAAGTTTCCAAGAAAAAACAGAGAAGAGTGGATGGAGATGCAGTATTTGCGGTTATATTTATGAAGGTGATCCACTTCCAGAAGATTTTGTTTGTCCACTCTGTGGAGCACCTGCTTCCGTATTTGAAAAGATATAA
- a CDS encoding oleate hydratase: MKKKSIAMAAAATAASTGAVLMAAKKVQQKNKEQKAKKEEDIKNYRNTELGKHDKNKKGIYYTNGNYEAFARPKKPEGVEDKHAYLIGSGLASLAAACFLVRDGQMPGDHIHILEAMDIAGGACDGIFDSTRGYIMRGGREMENHFECLWDLFRSIPSLEVENASVLDEFYWLNKEDPNYSLCRATIHRGEDAHTDGKFNLSQKGCMEIMKLFLTKDEDLYDKTIEDVFDEEVFNSTFWLYWRTMFAFENWHSALEMKLYFQRFIHHISGLPDFSALKFTRYNQYESLILPMQKYLEKAGVDFQFHTEVTNVVFQCDENKKVAQAIECKVNGVEQGIVLSENDLVFITNGSCTEGTIYGDQDHAPNGDAEVRTSGCWNLWKNIAKQDPAFGHPEKFCSDIAKTNWESATITTLDDKIIPYITNICKRDPRTGKVVTGGIVSCQDSSWLLSWTINRQGQFKAQDKDKVCVWVYGLFTDAIGDYVKKPMKECTGKEITMEWLYHIGAPVEQIEDLAEHSAVCVPTMMPYITAFFMPRAKGDRPDVIVDGAVNFAFLGQFAQTPRDTVFTTEYSVRTAMEAVYGLLGVDRGVPEVWGSVYDIRELLDSSVKLMDGKSPLEIRLPGPLNMLKKPLLKTIQGTVIEKVLKDHDVLKEDMMF, from the coding sequence ATGAAAAAGAAAAGTATAGCAATGGCTGCTGCGGCTACAGCAGCATCTACCGGAGCTGTTTTAATGGCAGCAAAGAAAGTACAGCAAAAAAACAAAGAACAAAAGGCAAAAAAAGAAGAAGATATTAAAAATTATCGAAACACAGAACTTGGGAAACATGATAAAAATAAAAAAGGTATTTATTACACAAATGGGAATTATGAAGCATTTGCACGTCCAAAAAAACCAGAGGGAGTAGAGGATAAGCATGCATATTTAATCGGAAGTGGTTTAGCAAGCTTAGCTGCGGCATGTTTCCTTGTTCGTGATGGACAAATGCCAGGAGATCATATTCATATTTTAGAGGCAATGGATATTGCTGGTGGTGCTTGTGATGGTATTTTTGATTCTACACGAGGATATATTATGCGTGGAGGAAGAGAGATGGAAAATCACTTTGAATGTTTATGGGATTTATTTCGAAGTATTCCATCTTTGGAAGTTGAAAATGCATCTGTACTAGATGAATTTTATTGGTTAAATAAAGAGGATCCAAACTATTCTTTATGCAGAGCTACCATTCATCGTGGAGAAGATGCACATACCGATGGAAAGTTTAATTTAAGTCAAAAAGGGTGTATGGAAATCATGAAGCTCTTTTTAACAAAAGATGAAGATCTATATGATAAAACAATTGAAGATGTATTTGATGAGGAAGTATTTAACTCTACGTTCTGGCTATATTGGAGAACAATGTTTGCGTTTGAAAACTGGCATAGCGCATTGGAAATGAAACTGTATTTCCAGCGTTTTATTCATCATATTTCCGGTTTGCCTGATTTTAGTGCATTGAAGTTTACACGTTATAATCAATATGAATCCTTGATTTTACCAATGCAGAAGTATTTGGAAAAAGCAGGTGTTGATTTTCAGTTTCATACAGAAGTAACCAATGTTGTGTTTCAATGTGATGAAAACAAAAAAGTTGCACAGGCAATTGAATGTAAGGTAAATGGCGTAGAACAAGGTATTGTATTAAGTGAAAATGATTTGGTGTTTATCACAAATGGAAGTTGTACGGAAGGAACGATTTATGGTGATCAGGACCATGCGCCAAATGGAGATGCGGAGGTAAGAACAAGTGGCTGCTGGAATTTGTGGAAAAACATCGCAAAACAAGATCCAGCATTTGGACATCCTGAAAAGTTTTGTTCCGATATCGCAAAAACAAATTGGGAATCCGCCACAATTACAACGTTAGATGATAAAATCATTCCTTATATTACTAATATTTGTAAACGAGATCCTAGAACAGGAAAAGTCGTTACCGGAGGAATTGTAAGCTGTCAGGATTCTAGCTGGCTGTTAAGCTGGACAATTAATCGTCAGGGACAATTTAAAGCACAGGATAAAGATAAGGTTTGTGTTTGGGTATATGGATTATTTACCGATGCGATTGGTGATTATGTAAAAAAACCAATGAAAGAATGTACAGGAAAAGAAATTACGATGGAATGGTTGTACCACATAGGTGCACCAGTAGAGCAGATTGAAGATTTGGCAGAACATTCTGCTGTTTGTGTTCCTACCATGATGCCATATATCACTGCTTTCTTTATGCCAAGAGCCAAAGGAGATCGCCCTGATGTCATTGTGGATGGTGCAGTGAACTTTGCCTTCTTAGGACAGTTTGCGCAAACTCCAAGAGATACCGTATTTACAACAGAATATTCCGTAAGAACTGCTATGGAAGCTGTTTATGGTTTATTAGGAGTTGATCGTGGTGTTCCTGAAGTTTGGGGAAGTGTGTATGACATTCGTGAACTTTTAGATAGCTCTGTAAAATTAATGGATGGAAAATCCCCATTGGAAATCCGTTTGCCTGGACCATTAAATATGTTGAAAAAACCTTTACTTAAAACAATACAGGGAACCGTAATTGAAAAAGTATTAAAAGATCATGATGTGTTAAAAGAGGATATGATGTTTTAA
- a CDS encoding TetR/AcrR family transcriptional regulator produces MSNRTKLDLEAALKDCMLKKPFHKITIQDLTDACHISRMSFYYHFKDLHDLVEWVCVEDAKQALQNKKHSENWQDGLLHVFEAVYENKPFVMNAYYNISREQIENFLFKLVHDLIMQVIEEKAKDVQISEEQKNFIANFYKYGFVGVMLDWIADGMKEDYHLIVEDMRIALKNTITTSIQNFTKN; encoded by the coding sequence ATGTCAAATCGAACAAAACTGGATTTAGAAGCTGCCTTAAAAGACTGTATGTTAAAGAAACCATTTCATAAAATAACGATACAGGATTTAACGGATGCATGTCATATCAGTCGTATGAGTTTTTATTATCATTTTAAAGATTTACATGATTTGGTGGAATGGGTATGTGTAGAGGATGCAAAACAGGCATTGCAAAATAAAAAACATTCTGAAAACTGGCAGGATGGACTCCTTCATGTATTTGAAGCTGTTTATGAAAACAAGCCATTTGTAATGAATGCATACTATAATATTTCCAGGGAACAAATTGAAAATTTTCTATTTAAACTGGTACATGATTTGATCATGCAGGTTATTGAAGAAAAAGCGAAGGACGTCCAAATTAGCGAAGAACAGAAAAACTTTATAGCGAATTTTTATAAATATGGTTTTGTAGGAGTCATGCTTGATTGGATAGCGGATGGAATGAAGGAAGATTATCATTTGATTGTAGAAGATATGCGCATTGCGTTAAAGAATACAATTACAACATCCATTCAAAACTTTACAAAGAATTAG
- a CDS encoding ECF transporter S component, whose protein sequence is MKQKFTTYHITILAFAIVVNIVGGQIALMLRLPIYLDSMGTILTSILYGPVYGMLTSLLSGIILGITVDSYALYFAPAGMLFGLLMGILWKKKVDKTWWIFVVALCVSVPTSFVSAGISAYLFGGITSSGSSYLVQLLSKTPLGLTLSCFIVQFFTDYIDRVVEIGLILLVLKKLPKNFIKKKI, encoded by the coding sequence ATGAAACAAAAATTTACAACTTACCATATTACGATACTTGCCTTTGCGATTGTGGTGAATATCGTTGGTGGACAAATTGCGTTGATGTTAAGACTTCCTATTTATCTAGATAGTATGGGAACTATTTTGACCTCTATTTTATATGGCCCTGTCTATGGTATGTTGACAAGCTTATTAAGCGGGATTATTCTTGGAATCACCGTAGATAGTTATGCTTTATACTTTGCACCTGCAGGGATGCTGTTTGGTTTATTGATGGGAATCCTATGGAAAAAGAAGGTTGATAAAACATGGTGGATCTTTGTTGTAGCTTTATGTGTAAGTGTTCCTACATCTTTTGTAAGTGCAGGAATTAGCGCATATCTATTTGGTGGAATTACTTCTTCTGGTTCCAGCTATCTGGTACAGCTTTTATCAAAAACACCTCTTGGTTTAACGCTTAGCTGTTTTATCGTACAGTTTTTTACAGATTATATAGATCGTGTAGTAGAAATAGGTTTGATTTTACTTGTATTAAAGAAACTTCCTAAAAACTTTATAAAAAAGAAAATCTAA
- a CDS encoding nucleoside hydrolase, producing MKRKIIIDCDPGIDDSLAIMMALTSKEVEVLGITIVCGNAPVQMGFENIKKVLKHMNRLDVPVYLGADKPLKKEYVSALDTHGEDGLGESFLEEVEGYETSITAVEFLSQTLRKEENCSLIAIGPLTNLAHLIQQDKEAFSKIAMLVSMGGTYKSHGNCSPVAEYNYWEDPEAAAIVYEEMAKIGKQIHMIGLDVTRNIVLTPTLLSYIERLDPVQGEFIRKITKFYFDFHWEWEHIIGCVINDPLAIAYFINPAICSGFSSNVQIETDGICRGQSVVDAYDFYKKEKNAVVLTEVDVQEFFYMFLECILHKHKEELDLLESLLVHTYA from the coding sequence ATGAAAAGAAAAATTATTATCGATTGTGATCCAGGCATTGATGATAGTCTTGCGATCATGATGGCACTAACATCAAAAGAGGTAGAAGTTTTAGGAATTACGATCGTATGTGGAAATGCGCCTGTACAGATGGGATTTGAAAATATAAAAAAAGTGTTAAAACATATGAATCGATTGGATGTACCTGTTTATCTGGGAGCAGATAAGCCATTAAAGAAGGAATATGTTAGTGCTTTGGATACCCATGGGGAAGATGGACTGGGAGAAAGCTTTTTAGAAGAAGTAGAAGGATATGAAACTTCTATTACTGCTGTAGAGTTTTTATCTCAGACATTAAGAAAAGAAGAAAATTGTTCGCTTATTGCGATTGGACCTCTTACCAACTTAGCACATTTGATTCAACAAGATAAAGAAGCTTTTTCTAAGATTGCTATGCTGGTGTCTATGGGAGGAACGTATAAATCGCATGGAAATTGTTCTCCTGTAGCGGAGTATAACTATTGGGAAGATCCAGAAGCTGCCGCAATTGTTTATGAGGAAATGGCGAAGATTGGAAAACAAATACATATGATTGGATTAGATGTTACACGTAACATCGTGTTAACACCTACCTTATTATCTTATATAGAAAGACTGGATCCTGTTCAGGGAGAGTTTATTCGTAAGATTACAAAATTTTATTTTGATTTTCATTGGGAATGGGAACATATCATTGGATGTGTAATCAATGATCCACTAGCAATCGCTTATTTCATCAATCCTGCTATTTGTTCTGGCTTTTCATCCAATGTACAAATAGAAACAGATGGCATTTGCAGAGGACAAAGTGTGGTAGATGCTTATGATTTTTATAAGAAAGAAAAAAATGCTGTTGTATTAACAGAAGTCGATGTACAGGAATTTTTCTATATGTTTTTAGAGTGTATTCTTCATAAACATAAAGAAGAGCTTGATTTGTTAGAAAGTTTGCTTGTACACACATATGCGTAA
- a CDS encoding APC family permease: MQETRKYGLLMAIAMVIGIVIGSGIFFKADDILVLTGGNVAIGCLVLIIGAGGIIFGGISIAEWAKLTDDAGGLISYGEKAYNKTFAFLIGWFQMVVYFPALVAVICWVGANYTIQLFSNFPMLQSHVWTITIFYIILLYLVNTFSPKIAGYLQTSSMMVKMIPLFLIGIAGLLFGDPSYLQLHSVDGAGIVAGSSAIVAAAFSYDGWSVAPSICHEIKNAKRNLPLALTIAPIMILFVYLLYFLGITFLLGPEKVMELKDGAFEAAASMLAGPFAAKLLLVTVVISVLGTCNGIILGSCRIPHALAIRNEIPFSNKIAKLHERYEVSILSNFTSCIFSFLWLFIHYLTVENPAIQALGMDVSGLPIVIMYIFYFLLYIGVLRYAWKGGIQSKFFGYVCPVLACIGALIVIYGGLSSSNGKMYLIVSILSLASGYLILLYKKKKA; encoded by the coding sequence ATGCAGGAGACAAGAAAGTATGGATTGCTGATGGCAATTGCGATGGTCATTGGAATTGTTATTGGTTCAGGAATCTTTTTTAAAGCAGATGATATTCTGGTTTTAACAGGTGGAAATGTAGCTATTGGCTGTCTTGTTTTGATCATTGGTGCCGGAGGAATTATCTTTGGGGGTATCAGCATTGCGGAATGGGCAAAGTTAACCGATGATGCCGGAGGATTAATTAGTTATGGGGAAAAAGCGTATAATAAAACATTTGCGTTTTTAATCGGATGGTTTCAGATGGTTGTATATTTTCCTGCGCTGGTAGCAGTCATATGCTGGGTAGGTGCGAATTATACGATACAGTTATTTTCAAATTTTCCTATGCTGCAATCTCATGTCTGGACAATTACGATTTTCTATATCATCTTGCTTTATCTGGTAAATACATTTTCTCCAAAAATTGCAGGTTACTTACAAACTTCTTCCATGATGGTAAAAATGATTCCTTTGTTTTTGATTGGAATTGCCGGATTATTGTTTGGAGATCCATCCTATTTACAGCTTCATTCTGTAGATGGGGCAGGTATCGTAGCGGGAAGCAGTGCGATTGTGGCGGCAGCCTTTTCTTATGATGGATGGTCTGTTGCACCAAGTATTTGCCATGAAATAAAGAATGCGAAACGAAATCTTCCACTTGCCTTAACAATTGCGCCAATCATGATTCTTTTTGTTTATTTGTTATATTTTTTAGGAATTACATTTTTATTAGGACCAGAAAAAGTTATGGAATTGAAAGATGGGGCATTTGAAGCAGCTGCATCCATGCTGGCAGGTCCATTTGCCGCAAAGCTTCTTCTTGTAACCGTTGTTATATCGGTACTTGGAACATGCAATGGTATTATTTTAGGAAGCTGTCGTATTCCACATGCACTTGCGATTCGAAATGAAATTCCATTTAGTAACAAAATAGCGAAACTCCATGAAAGATATGAAGTTTCTATTTTATCTAATTTTACAAGCTGTATATTTTCCTTTTTATGGCTGTTTATTCATTATTTAACTGTCGAAAATCCAGCGATTCAAGCCTTAGGAATGGATGTATCTGGACTTCCTATCGTTATCATGTATATCTTTTATTTCCTTTTATATATTGGTGTATTACGCTATGCATGGAAGGGTGGTATACAAAGTAAATTTTTTGGATATGTATGTCCAGTTCTAGCATGTATAGGAGCATTGATCGTTATTTATGGAGGATTATCTTCTTCAAATGGGAAAATGTATCTAATTGTTTCTATCTTGTCGCTAGCTAGTGGATACTTGATTCTTTTATACAAAAAAAAGAAAGCATAA
- a CDS encoding ROK family protein — protein sequence MKYAIGIDIGGTNTRVALINENYEIKERVQFSTDANDPDKTMDKIAETIQSFETDIVGVGMSCPGPLDLINGKIIQTPNLHGKWTGFSVSKELEKRIQIPVYLENDANLAALAESVIGEGKDYDYVQYLTVSTGLGAGLVMHKKIFTGAHGFANEVANSCMKHEGPSHGMIYPGGIEAISSGTAIVERAKKKGLNVAHAGEVNDLALDGNVDAKEIMQEAKIYLANFIANIQAYIDPEIFILGGSVALKIDGFVEEVEELVKMRVFDVVKPYVKVRKSTLNEDSGLLGAACLAFLTLS from the coding sequence ATGAAATATGCAATCGGAATTGATATTGGAGGAACAAATACCAGAGTAGCTCTAATCAATGAAAACTATGAAATAAAGGAAAGAGTCCAGTTTTCAACAGATGCGAATGACCCAGATAAGACAATGGATAAGATAGCAGAAACGATTCAATCTTTTGAAACAGATATCGTAGGAGTAGGAATGTCTTGTCCAGGACCTCTGGATTTAATCAATGGAAAAATTATCCAGACTCCAAATTTACATGGGAAATGGACAGGTTTTTCTGTCAGCAAAGAGTTAGAAAAAAGAATTCAAATTCCTGTATATTTGGAAAATGATGCAAATTTAGCTGCTTTGGCAGAAAGTGTTATTGGAGAAGGAAAAGACTATGATTATGTTCAGTATCTAACTGTATCAACAGGATTAGGAGCAGGACTTGTCATGCATAAAAAAATATTCACAGGGGCTCATGGTTTTGCGAATGAAGTCGCAAATAGCTGTATGAAACATGAAGGGCCAAGTCATGGAATGATTTATCCAGGAGGCATTGAGGCTATATCCAGTGGAACGGCAATTGTCGAGCGTGCAAAGAAAAAAGGATTAAATGTTGCACATGCGGGAGAAGTAAATGATTTAGCATTAGATGGAAATGTGGATGCGAAAGAAATCATGCAGGAAGCTAAGATTTATCTGGCAAATTTTATTGCGAATATACAGGCGTATATTGATCCGGAGATTTTTATTTTAGGAGGTTCTGTCGCATTAAAAATTGATGGTTTTGTAGAAGAGGTAGAAGAATTAGTAAAAATGCGAGTATTTGATGTTGTAAAACCATATGTAAAGGTACGTAAATCTACTTTAAATGAAGATAGCGGTTTGCTTGGAGCAGCTTGTTTAGCATTCTTAACTCTTTCATAG
- a CDS encoding cysteine-rich small domain-containing protein: MNRNYACFTNRDCEFFPCHKGISEENFNCLFCFCPLYVLGTNCGGAYRILDNGCKDCTLCTYPHERKNYDAIMGRFPEIVSIMNK, from the coding sequence ATGAATAGGAATTATGCATGTTTTACCAACAGGGACTGTGAATTTTTTCCTTGTCATAAAGGAATTTCGGAAGAAAATTTTAATTGCCTGTTTTGTTTTTGCCCTTTATATGTTTTAGGAACAAATTGTGGTGGAGCATATCGTATATTAGACAATGGATGTAAGGATTGCACTTTATGTACGTATCCACATGAAAGAAAAAATTATGATGCGATAATGGGGCGTTTTCCGGAAATTGTAAGCATCATGAATAAATAG
- a CDS encoding DUF4430 domain-containing protein: MKKTIILSLVLGLGIMLSGCSEKKEPAGEEKEVTLHVVVEDKVNGKELVNKDITQTGQINTLYDFLEKCEELDVVFKDGSYGAYIDEMSGLKQDFNKGPWWLYESDNNETCKESGMCPAVEELKIQDGDSFKFLYTKDM; the protein is encoded by the coding sequence ATGAAAAAAACAATTATTTTATCACTGGTTTTAGGATTGGGTATTATGTTAAGTGGATGCAGTGAGAAAAAAGAACCAGCAGGTGAAGAAAAAGAAGTGACACTTCATGTTGTGGTAGAAGATAAGGTAAATGGAAAAGAATTAGTGAATAAAGATATTACACAGACAGGACAAATCAATACTTTGTATGATTTTTTAGAAAAGTGTGAAGAATTGGATGTCGTTTTTAAAGATGGAAGCTATGGAGCCTACATCGATGAAATGAGTGGGTTAAAACAAGACTTTAACAAGGGACCATGGTGGCTGTATGAAAGTGACAATAACGAAACATGTAAAGAAAGTGGGATGTGTCCTGCTGTAGAAGAATTAAAGATTCAAGATGGAGATTCTTTTAAATTCTTATATACAAAGGATATGTAG
- a CDS encoding ATP:cob(I)alamin adenosyltransferase, protein MGYCAYSFLDEVSSQCDYEIATDRLASFLGLAMHYIKHIDKEDLLFLCETIYHANGSIRGKNAIDEERFKKVEALYKKYEVLYKEFYLPVGCIGASYLHVLRSECKNIVRWIVKIQKEKEVDKNIYELFNLLSNLFFVMALYENKNENTEELIFQSLSYGN, encoded by the coding sequence ATGGGATATTGTGCATATAGTTTTTTAGATGAAGTATCCAGTCAATGTGATTATGAAATCGCAACCGATCGTTTAGCAAGCTTTTTAGGATTAGCCATGCATTATATAAAACATATAGATAAAGAAGATTTGTTGTTTTTATGTGAAACGATTTACCATGCAAATGGCTCTATTCGTGGAAAGAATGCAATTGATGAAGAACGTTTTAAAAAAGTAGAAGCACTCTATAAAAAATATGAAGTACTATATAAAGAATTTTATCTTCCTGTTGGATGTATAGGGGCTTCTTATTTACATGTATTACGAAGTGAATGCAAGAATATTGTACGATGGATCGTAAAGATTCAAAAAGAAAAAGAAGTAGATAAAAATATATATGAGCTTTTTAACCTATTGTCAAATTTATTTTTTGTTATGGCATTATATGAAAATAAAAATGAAAATACAGAAGAATTGATATTTCAATCTTTGTCTTATGGAAATTGA
- a CDS encoding GNAT family N-acetyltransferase translates to MDMNLHFRYAQRKDVSLILRFIQELAEYEKMLNEVVCDEETLEEWIFDKEKAEVIFACLGDKEIGFALFFHNFSTFLGRAGLYLEDLYVSPEYRGNGYGKAILKKLAAIAVERKCGRLEWWCLDWNKSSIDFYLSLGAEPMSDWTVYRIAGETLNKLAK, encoded by the coding sequence ATGGATATGAACTTACATTTTAGATATGCACAGCGTAAAGATGTTTCCTTGATTTTAAGATTTATTCAAGAACTTGCAGAGTATGAGAAAATGTTAAATGAAGTAGTTTGCGATGAAGAAACTCTTGAGGAGTGGATTTTTGATAAAGAAAAAGCAGAAGTGATTTTTGCTTGTCTGGGTGATAAAGAGATTGGTTTTGCACTATTTTTTCATAACTTTTCTACTTTTTTAGGTAGAGCAGGCTTGTATCTTGAAGATTTATATGTTTCTCCAGAATATAGAGGAAATGGATATGGGAAAGCAATATTAAAGAAACTTGCAGCTATTGCTGTTGAACGAAAATGTGGTCGCTTGGAATGGTGGTGTCTTGATTGGAATAAGTCAAGTATTGATTTTTACTTATCATTGGGTGCAGAACCTATGTCCGATTGGACGGTATATAGAATTGCTGGTGAAACATTAAATAAACTTGCGAAGTAA